The Thalassophryne amazonica chromosome 8, fThaAma1.1, whole genome shotgun sequence genome includes a window with the following:
- the LOC117516214 gene encoding kinesin-like protein klp-3, whose product MSCVDGYNVCILACGQTGSGKTFTMMGTKENPGVNIRSIRELLCICRDKDTVSYTVKISMLEIYNDGLNDLLTKNANAALDITVQGKSVSVPGLTQVQVQTEADILNVMEMGEKNRKIASTKMNIQSSRSHLVVALKVEGSDELSGLTSRGTLTLCDLAGSERISKTEAEGQRLVEAAAINKSLMALGQVFGALKCNALHVPYRNSKLTHLLQPCLSGDAKCCVFVNISPDTKDVAETLSTLQFGSAIRQVSLGKATKNIVPMKNTNTAE is encoded by the exons ATGTCCTGCGTGGATGGATACAATGTCTGTATACTGGCCTGTGGTCAAACTGGATCTGGAAAGACCTTCACCATGATGGGCACCAAGGAAAACCCAGGAGTTAATATCAG GTCTATCCGAGAACTTCTATGTATCTGCAGAGATAAAGATACGGTCTCCTACACTGTGAAG ATTTCAATGCTggagatttataatgatggctTAAATGACTTGCTGACCAAAAACGCCAATGCTGCACTGGATATCACAGTCCAGGGCAAGTCAGTGTCGGTCCCAGGACTGACCCAAGTCCAAGTCCAGACTGAGGCTGACATCCTCAACGTCATGGAGATGGGCGAAAAGAACAGGAAGATTGCCTCAACCAAGATGAACATCCAGAG TTCTCGTTCCCACCTGGTGGTGGCGCTGAAGGTGGAAGGCTCAGATGAGCTATCGGGATTGACGTCACGTGGTACCTTGACCCTTTGTGACCTGGCTGGTTCGGAGCGGATCTCAAAAACGGAGGCTGAGGGTCAAAGGCTAGTGGAAGCCGCCGCCATCAATAAATCGTTGATGGCACTGGGACAG GTGTTTGGTGCATTAAAGTGCAACGCGCTTCACGTCCCATACAGAAACTCCAAACTGACCCACCTCCTGCAACCCTGCCTTAGTGGAGACGCAAAA TGCTGCGTCTTCGTGAACATCAGTCCGGACACAAAGGATGTGGCGGAAACACTAAGCACTCTGCAGTTCGGTTCTGCCATACGACAGGTTTCACTCGGTAAAGCAACAAAAAACATTGTACCAATGAAAAACACCAACACCGCCGAGTAG
- the LOC117514968 gene encoding kinesin-like protein KIN-14J, with translation MMTDMQNQLEQLRGTVGKLAHVKQNVAMEVEELRSLYRKQTLERKSLYNKLHELQGNIRVFCRCRRSSTSNSCLEITADQEVVVVQGGNRKKFQFDKVYSPSSTQVTNTLLRD, from the coding sequence ATGATGACAGACATGCAGAACCAGCTAGAGCAGCTGAGAGGCACTGTGGGGAAGTTGGCCCACGTGAAGCAGAATGTGGCTATGGAGGTGGAGGAGCTGCGATCACTCTATAGGAAGCAGACGCTGGAGAGGAAAAGCCTGTACAACAAGCTGCATGAGCTGCAGGGAAACATCCGAGTGTTTTGCCGCTGCAGGAGGAGCTCCACCTCCAACTCCTGCCTGGAGATAACCGCTGACCAGGAGGTAGTGGTCGTCCAGGGAGGAAACAGGAAGAAGTTCCAGTTTGATAAAGTGTACTCTCCTAGTAGCACACAGGTAACAAACACACTGCTGCGTGACTGA